AGAATTAAAAATAGATGAAAATAGTATGGTTCTTCTAGATTTTACGGAAAATAAAATCAACTTGGATTTTAAGTATGGCTCTATTCAAACGAAACGAACTGGCGAAGGAGAGAATTCTCTTGTTATCCACTCAGACGGGGTAAAAGTTGATGTAACCAATGGAGACTTAAACCTAAATAAAAAAGAGAAAGAAGATTTAAACATTGTAACCACACGTGGAGAAGCTACGATTCAAAAGGGAAAAGACGAAGTCCAACTCAAAGAAAATTCGTTAGCTATTGTAAATGAAAAAGATACACCTAAAGTCCAAGAAATGGGGATACGGCTTGTAAGCCCTGAACCTTCTACTATTTATTTTGCAAAGGAAAAATCCAAAGAGGTAAACTTTGTATGGATTACAAAAGATGCAAAGAGTAAAATACAAATTAGCCAGTATCCCAATTTTAACAAACTACTATTGGAAGAAATTTTAGATAAACCAGTGTATAAGAAATCTCTACCGATTGGTGACTATTATTGGAGGGTAACAAGTATTACCTCTATCCAAAATGGACAATCAGAAGTTCGTAAAATTTCTATACAGGAAGAAATTCCTTTTCGATACAAATATCCTTTGCCTGGGTCTGAATATAAACTCATGGACAAACCTGTATTTGTTAGCTTTTCTTGGGATAGAGTAGAGGGTATTCAGTCTTATGTGCTTGAAATTTCTAAGTCTCAAACCTTTTCCAATATTGAAAAAAAATTCGATATACTTACTACTAGTTTTGGAGGAGAGTTTACCGAGGAAGGAAAGTATTATTTTAGAATTCGTACTGCTTCGAATCGACCTGATTTTTCTAATAAAACATCCGACATTGGTTACTTTTCTTTGAAAAAAGAGGATTCGATTACTCCACCGACTTTAGTAAATCCAAAGAATGGAATTTCACTAGACGAAACTTCACAGGTTTTGCTTGGATGGAAACCGGATAGAGTGTATGACTCGTTTCAAGTTTATCTTGCTGAAAATAAAGAATTTACAGTGAACGTAAGGACAGTTAAGACAAAAGAGAATTATTCGCGAGAGGAAAATCTAAAACCCAAAACCTACTTCTGGAAAGTGATTGGACTCGGGGAAGATTCTAATCTATTAGCCTCATCTTCCGTATTTAGCTTCCAAATCAAAGAAAAAGTGATTGCTCCAACGTTGGCAGAGTCCAGGGAAATCAAAGAAGAAAATGTTGAGGAAGAACAATCTTATCCTCCTCCTATTTTACTAGAGCCGGAAGACAAACTAGTCCAAGAAGTAAAAGACAATACACAGGTAATATTTCACTGGAAAAAACAACCCCAAGAAATTGGTTATAGATTCTATTTATACAAAGAAAAGAATTTCAAAGAAGAATTAGTTTTAAAACAAGAAATCGTAAAAAATAAATTAGAACTAAATAACCCAATTTTTGCTGAGGAAGGTCGCTTTTTTTGGTTAGTAGAAAGCAAATTTAAAAAAGGGGAAACTTTTCACTATGAAAAATCCAAGAAAAGGGAATTCAAACTGATTCCTAAGTTACTCCCGCCTAAGATAAAAAAATCAGAAGAGGTCTATTTCATCCATGAAAAATAAGGTCAAAATTGCTTTCTTATTTCTGTTATCGCTTCCTATCTTTTCAAATGATGTTGAATGGGAAAAAGTGAACAATGCAGATTACTATCAAATCGAAGTAATGGATTCCTTTGGTAAAGTCATTCAGAAATTTGGAACCAAACAAACTAAAACTAAAATTGAAATAGAAAAAACAGGCAAGTATAAGTATCGAATTGGATCTGCGGATAAAAACAAACGTGTCTCTTGGACGAATTGGATTGATTTCAAAGTGCAAAACTTCATCGAAGAACCAAAAGATAAAATTATTCTCGAATGGGAAAAATTGAAATTAGCGGATGCATACCAAGTGGAGGTGTTTGACGATTACGGAAATATGGTTCATACAGAGAGGTTAACAACGAATAAACTAGGACTAAAACTAGGAGTAGGAAAGTATAAATATAGAGTTGCATCTATAAACGAACTAGGAGATAAGGCATGGACAAACTGGGAAAGGTTCGAAGTTAAGATTAAGAAGTATGATGTTCCCTATCCTTTGAATGAACCGAAGTTAGCAGAAAATTCTGAGTTGATCGAAAAAATTGAAGAATGTGATTTGAGGTGTAATGTTATTAAGCGCTCTTTTGCAATTCCCGGGTGGGGGCAATATTACAGAAAAGACGCAAATTGGAGAGTATTCGCGTATCCGCTGCTAATGTCTTCCTTGCTTTTTACTTATTATCAAGGTCATCAAACAAACCAAGAGAATGCAAAAAAGTATGACTCCGCCTTAAACACAATGTTACTAACACAGGCTGATAGTTCTAGTGGCTCCTCCTTGTTAACCTATTATTCTTATACAGAATTAACAAATGCAAGTAATGCGACAAAGCATACTTATTCCCAAGGAAATACAACGATTATTCTATTTGTTGGTATATACCTATTTAATCTTGTGGACGCTTTTTTTTTTACGATTATTATCCGCAAGTTTCGAAAAATTTCACTAAAGAGACTCCTCCTTTTCATATAAATCATTCTACCGTGAATCTTTTAGGTAAAAATGATTCGCATTACAGTATTTCTTATAAATGGTCTTTTTAATTTTTGAAAATGCTTGCTATTCTAATTTCTCACGTAGACTCTTGTAACAATGGACTTCTGCAATAATTGTCTCAAATTTATTTATCCTTCAACAAAAAAGAGGGTAGAAATTGCGCTCCACAAACATATTTGCGAAGATTGTTTTCCAAAAACAATTTTGCAGCAGAAAGATTTAAAAGAGCCACTGGAAAAATCTTTGCGAGCGATTTTTGAATTGTATAAAATAAAAATAATGAAATTAAAGAAGATCAAAGTGATTGGACAATCTGAGCTATGGAGACGAGGAAGAAAAATTGCAGGCGGTGGATCTCCTTTTAATATAGTAGGAATGGCAAATAACCAAAATGAAATTTTAATTCCGAGGGGAGAACGAAAAGTAGCCGCACTTGCGACGATCACTCATGAACTAGCTCATCTATATCAGTTTCAAAACTGGGGACTTGAAAAAGTTAAATCCATGTTACCCTACCAGACGGAAGGATTTTGTGAATGGTTGTCTGTTCGTGTCCTAGAATTTTATAAAGAAACAGAAGAGGCAAAAAAGATAGCGGATAATCCTGATACTATCTATGGGCTTGGGGCGAGGGTTTATCTCAAAGCGGAAGAAGAGGGACAAATCGAAGTTATACTCAGTGGGAGTTTAAGACAGTAAATCTGTGTTTAACTGGGTTAAATGCGTTAAAATGTAACGGAGTGGTTCAACACACTTTCGATATTTTCAAGGTTGAACAAGATTAGGTGTCTGAATACTACAAATTCGCCTTAGTAACAATTGCTTTTAGTTTTGATACTTCTTCACTAAAAATGAGAGGAGTTGGAAGAATTTTCGTTTTGGGGATAATGCTAAATGCCTCATCAAAGAATATAACTTCCTCGATTTCGAAAAATGAATATTCATGTGATAGATTACCAGTAATTAATTTAAATGAGTTATTTTTATGTTGTACGCGTGCAATTCCAATTCGTTTAAAATTTTGAAACATAGATTCATTCCAAACAATTTTTTTGAGTTCTTTTGATTGGAATGGTATATTTCTTGAATAATCTAAAAAAAGAAGTCCGTTTAATTCTATAGTGAAAGAATCTTCGTCCATAGGAATGGTTTCAATTTTTTCTGGTTCATAATGGTTTGGGGAAAGTGATTTTGTTGGAATGGTTTGATAAAAAGAAGAAATCGAACTATCTTCAGGGACTTCATCGAGAGTGGGCATTTCTAATTCACTTTCTTCGAATTTTCGTTTGGTTTGGGTAGGTGCCATTCTTCGCTCTTGGCGAATTTTTTTTTCGATTTCTTTGGATCCTTTGTGTTCTGGATAACGGAAGTTAAATAGTACTTTCTTCGAAGCGCGTGGTGAGTTACGAACTGCCTGTGTTTTGGGAGTAGGTCTTAGTTTTGTTTTGCGAGAACTTGCTACAAGTTCTGGTCCTAGGCTTGCGAAAATAAAAAACAGCAAACCAATTAATATCATTATTGTGGCAAGGTAAATCATGTATATCTAGAATATCTACTCTAAATGGGTAAAAGTAAAGTAGTTTTTATTTCTTTACAAGAATCCCATTTTAAAAAGAGTAATAAAATAAAGAGAGTTAAGATGATACTTGAAGAAGAACCAGTTAGCCTAGCACAAAAGATTTATAGAGTTTTTGCAGGACTTTTTATAGCAGTACTTGTCGTAATGCTAATTTTTACTTTTATTCCAGGGGACGCAGAGCAAAGCCTTCTAAGATCCCTCACTGGCCAAGACCAGATGACTGCCGGTAAAGTAGGAGATGAGTCAATTCCTATCGATTATTACAAAGCAGCCAGACTTGAATGTTATTATATATTTAAACAGAGATATCCAGCTGCAGCGGACGATCGATCCATGTTGGAAAATTGTGCATTTAATCAAGTTAAGTCTTTGAAAATAGATAGAGTTCTGGGTACTGCATCTGGTTATTTTGTATCCGATCTTGCTATTAAGACGGAAATTTCAGAAGAAGCAAGGCGAATTCATAGCCAATCGGGAACCTCAGCAGGATACGACAAAGAGGAAGTTAGAAGTGTAGATGAAATTTATCGCTCTATTTTAATGTCAGTTCCAATGCATTATAGACAAGATTCCGTTTTATCTTCTGATCTTTATGAGAAATTTTTGTATTCAGATGTAAAAGAAACCGAAGATGAAAAAAAAGTGAAAGCTGAATTGGAAGGTGTGAGAATTTCCCTTTCCTATATTTCATTTTCAGATGATGATCTTTCTAAATTAGTTGGAGAGATTGCGCCTATCACTGACGAAGCAATTCAAAAGGAATATGATGCAAGTGTAGCTAATAAATCCATTCCTCTCGGAACAGACGGAAAACCCCAACCTCTTGAGACCAGAAAGGCAATTATTTTTAATAAACTTGAAATGGATGCCAAAGAAAAAAAACTTTCCGATATAAAAGCAAAGATTCTATCTGCGAAAGGATCGGATAATTCTAATTTGACTTCTCTCGGACTTATTGCCGGAGTTAAACCACAAGATTTAAACAAAGTATCTCTCGCAAGTATCAGCAGTCCAGCTAAGGATACAAAAACTGAGTATCCTAAGTTTTTATCAGGCTCCACATTTCTTAAAGAAATTACAAATGTTCAGTTCGGCAAAGGAAAAATTGGCGGACCTTACACGGATAACGATAAAACTTTTTATGTTGAATTTAAAGACCTTGGAATAGAGCCTAGTAATTCAGTAGGAAAAGACATTGCTATGAACGATAATAAGGTAAGAATGTTCTTATACGAAATTAAACAAAGCCTAAACGGCATATATCCTATTCAAAGAAACGATAAATCGGTACAGTAAATGGAAATTAGAGCGGAATTTGTAAATCCCTTTATAGAAGCGGCTTCTTTAGTTTTTAAAGATTCACTCAAAGTGGAACTCATTAGAGGAAAGCTAAAAATTAAGGAAAGCCCTGCGCCTAGTCACGAAGTAGCTATCGTAATTGGGGTTGTTGGGTCCTATAAAGGAGAGGTTGTTTATAGTATGAACTTTGATGCTGCTTATAAAATGGCAAAACAACTTGTTCCTTCTTTAGATGACGAAAGTATCAAGGATGAATATAAAGACATCATCGGTGAGATTGGCAACATGACTACTGGTAATGCTCTTAGAATTTTTGCTACTAGCGGTCAGTTTATTGATATTACCACACCAAACGTGATCGAGACCAATGACTCTTCTATAAAGTTTGTAAAAGCTACAACTTTGTCTCTCAATCTCTATTCTAGATTTGGACAAATTGAGATAAATATAGCGATTCTTTAAATTATTTTTTTGTCTCTTCCGTTTTTATACCATTTCTCAAAAAGAATTGCGTCTTAGTATTTTAAATATGTCGAAATGGTCTAAACATCTTTTTTTTTCCGCACTTCAGCATATGCGGTATACTGATTCACTGTTCTAAAAAGTTTTACGCAATGACTAAATAGAATTAGTATATATATTCGGCTCTGAATCTTACAGTTTGACAACAGAAGTGAGTATTCAGCGTGGACTCGATGTTAGGGTTTCGCCATATAATGTGCTACCTAAAGACTTTGAGTATCCTGTTGGATTTTTAAAGATACATTTCATTATGAGTAATTCTAGAAATATACTTCTTATATTAAAAAGTCTGGAACTGTTTTCTGATACTCCAGAAGATTTGTTGCGGCAAATAATGGATTCACTGCAAAAGGAATATTTTTCCAAGAACGAAAATATTATTCAACAAGGTGATCCCGGTACCTGTTTATACATTGTTTATTCTGGGAAAGTATTTGTTCATTTTGGAGAACATAAAGTCGCGGAGATTGGAGAGTCAGAAACATTTGGAGAGTTTTCTCTATTAAATTCAGAGCCGAGAAATGCTTCCATTAGTGCACTGACGGATTGTGAATTACTTAGGCTTGAACAAACAGATTTTTATAGAATTCTTGCAACAAATACTCAGTTTATGCGGGGAATCGTTCGTATTCTCATCAGAAGGTTAGGGGAGCAAAATAATGAATTGATTGATACTTTGAAAAAAAGGGAAACGGAACTAACAAGATTGGTCTCTGAAAAAACTTTTGAACTGCAACAAGCGATGAGTGAAATTCAGGAAAAAAAGTTTATCCTAGAAGAATCCTATCAAAAAATCCTTAGGCAGAACGTCGAAATTGAAGAGAAAAATATGAATATAACAGAGAGTATCCGCTATGCTCATAATATTCAAAATTCCATTCTTCCAAGTGAGTCTATTATTCACGCTGCACTTCCAAATTCGTTTATATATTTTAGGCCCAAGGATGTAGTGAGTGGAGATTTTTATTGGTTTCATGAATCAGTCGAATCGGGAAGGCGTAAAATCGTTATTGCGGCAATTGATTGTACAGGTCATGGAGTTCCTGGAGCTCTTATGTCTATGATTGGTAATGGATTATTAAATGATATTGTTAAAGTAAGAAAAATAATTGATCCAAGTCTAATCTTAAATGAATTACATGTAGGAGTTCGAACTGCGTTAAATCAGGAGAAAACTGATTTGAGAGATGGAATGGATTTAGCGTTATGCGTTATAGATACTTTTGAGAATACAATACAATTTGCTGGTGCGATGAATTCCCTCTATTATATTCAAGACAATATGTTACATGAAATTAAAGGAAATAAAAAATCTATTGGTGGAACCCAAAGTGAAGAAATACGAGTATTTTCTACAAACACAATTCAATTGAAGGAAACTACTTCTTTATATATTTGTTCCGACGGATATTTTCATCAATTTGGCGGAGAATCGAAGAAAAAATTTTCCACGAAAAGATTTAAAGAGTTACTCCTCAAAATTCATCCATTTTCAATGTCGGAGCAGAAGGTTATCCTTCAAAAAACAATGGAAGGTTGGATTGGCACACTAAATCAAATAGATGATATTTTAGTGATTGGTGTAAAAATAGAATTTTAACTTATTTAAATGTGGGTTTGTATTACCTTTGTCTGTCTAAATATCGGATTGACTGCAAACTGATATTTTAGTACTTTGCAAGTAAAATTAGAACTCAATAGAAAAGGAGACAATTTAATGGGAAGAATTGCTTATGTAAACAAGGATGATTGCACATCTTGCAACCAATGTGCTGATAACCTTCCAAAGTATTTTCAAATGGATGATAATGACAACTCTGAAACTCATATTAATGGTGAGTTTATCAACAATGCTACTATTCCAGATGAAGATATTAAAATAGTTCAAAAAGAAATGGATGAATGTCCAGGCGAATGTATTAAATGGAAAAATTAATTTTTATTTAATATATTTTTAATACGCCGCGCATCTTACCAAGGTGGGCGGCAATCTATTTTTTGCGACTCTTCTCCCTTTTACAATTTAACATTAGCCAATTACAAGCTGCATCAAAAGTATCACGCAAATCTTCTATCTTAACTGGATTTGATTTTGGATACACTACACTAATTGTTTTCATTTCTGGGTCACTTGGTAAAAAACCATGATTGTAATAATTCATTTCCCTATACGTTTCATTAATTGTTAGAGATTCAGAAAAAGCCATGTTTGCATTGGAGTGCAATATCGCTCGGGCTGATTTGTTTAGTTTTGATTTAACTTGTTTTAATTCATCTTCTGTGTCTAATAATGCAAATGGACATTCAAGGCTTATTTTATTTTTTAAGTCTTCCATATCTAAACTTACGGATAATGAGTCTTTTTCCTTATTCTCAATAAGAATAGCAATGCCACCTAACGTTTTAAAAAAATATTTCCATTTTGATTTTTTAGGATCAATGGCTTTAAGTGAAATTAAAATTTTATTTGGAGCACATACACTTTTAACTTCTTTAAAACCGTGATCTGATACTACAATGAGACCGATATTTGGATTGTCATAAATATCTAATTTTTTGATTAACTTTCCTAGAAGTGAATCTATTTTTTTTAATTTCTCAGCTGCACTTTCACCGAATACTCCTTTTTCGTGATGCACGGAATCTAAGTCGGTTGTGTAAATTAAAAATAGATCTGGTTTTTTTAATTTCCAAAGGGAAATCGCTGTTTCAATTTTTTCTAAGTCGCCTGTCGTTTCAAGAACACTATGCCCAGAATCTTTTTGGAGTTCTTTATAAAGATTTTTTGTAGAAATAGCTTTTAGTATTTTTTCATCTTCTTCTGTTTTTGTTCTCCAGTATTGTGGTAAGTTATAGTCAATATCTGCTCCAACAGTTACAGGCCAATACAATGAGGCTGTTTTTAAACTTTTTTCTTTTGCAAAGTCTAAGATTGTTTTTACTTTTATATCTTCGTCATACCACATCCATCCGCCTTGGTATTTTCGAAATGGATCAACGGGAGAATTATATAGTATTCCGTGTTCAATTGGGTCAACACCGGTTAACATAGAAGTATGTGCTGGATACGTAAGTGTAGGGTAGGTTGAATTGACTGTATTGGAAAAATGTGATTTACTAATGAGTTTATTCAGATTTGGGGTAAGGCTTTTAAAGTTAGAGTTTTCGTCGGCGTAAAATCCTGGAAATCCATCAATCGAAAGTATTATTAGTTTTCGATTGTTGGGTAAGTCATTTGTATTATCCCGTTCTACAAAACTGCAATAAAACAAAATTAGGAGTAAAAAAATGCCTAATTTCAAATATAAACTAAAATTGGAAACGATATCCCAACTCCATTTGGTAAGATTGTGTATCTATAACTTGATTTTTTCGAACTAAGGGGCTAATTTGAAATTTCCAACCAGAATTTTTTTCTTCCCAGAATTTAACTGGAGTCCGTTGCGCCCAAAAATATCCGTAAATCGCCGAATGAATAAGTTGAACTGCATAAACTCCTATAGCAAAAGTAAAAAGTTTCTCACTATTAGCCACTTGACTTTCGTAAGTTTCTCTCGACTGTAAATATTTAAATAGTTTAATAGATGAAGAGCTATTTTGAATATTATTTACATCTGTAACAATTGTCGGATTAACTGAGGTATATGTTGGTGAACTAGCTAAAGTGGAAGTCACAATCGGTTGGATAATAAAATCATTTAAAAACTTATCGTCTAACGCTTTATCTAAGGACTTTGTACTAGCTTTAAATCCTGCTCCACCTAATAAGGATACAAAAAAAAGAGGTGAATAAATACTGCTAAAAACTCCTTCTCTTCCGTAACTCAAACCCCAGCCCGGAACTAGTGCTGATCTCCAAACAATAGACCACATAGAACGAGGTTTAGAATAATAGTCCTCGATGTCTTCATCAATTTCTAAAAATCTTTCAATTCGTCGGGTTCTAGTTTTTAGGTCTGCAATTTCTTTTTCTATTTCTGAAATTTTAGTTACTGCATTGCCTCCGGCAGCAATGTTTAAATTAGATACTTCTTGTTCTAATCTTTTGATTCTTTCCTCAAAACTAAGATTTAAAAGTTCCTGTCTTTTTTGTTCTTCGATGGCTCTTGCGATTTCTTCGTTTAATAATCTATTATCCTCTTGTTCTTCTTCAGGTGTTTTTGCAGGTTTTTTGGATGCTTTTTCCTGTTTCATTTTTAGAAGTTCTTCTTTTGCTATTTTATCTTCTAGTTCGGGAGTTTTGGCGTATACGACTCTTCGAATTTTATTTTTTGGGACTTTATATTCTTTTCCTTTTAAAGTATATGTAAGAGTATCCACATCTTGGGACTTTAAAGTCATTTTTATGACTGTGGAATCCTTCAATACTAAGGTTTCTGAAAAAATGTTTTGCAAACTAATCAGCATTAGAACAAGGAAAATTTTCATGAATTATCTCCAGCCGGATAAAAACGTATATTAATTACTCTTTTTTACAAAATACTTTAAAGGCAAGGAAAATTATTTATTGAATATGATTTTTGAAAAACCAGCTTTGATTTCAGAAACGAGGACATATTTTATTCTAAGTCAAACTCCTAAAAATGATTTTCGATTTTATAAAAAATCTAAATATATTTAGGTAATCTAATTTAAGATAAAAATGCAAAGTATTTTTTGAAAATATAGGCTAATCAGAGTTAGTCGGTATTTTGGATATGGGTTTGTCCGAAATAAGAACCAACGCTAAGATATTTTAGTGTAGGTTTCTCGACATTCGTGTTTGGAAAGACTTTTTTGATTAATATAAATTTTATAAATTTCTAAGGAATTTTTTTCTTTCTTTATAAATTCATATACTCATTTTAAATACATAGTCTTCTAATTTAATTTTAGCAGCACTCTTTTCATAGCTCCTAGTATTTTCATAAATTCATCGGGTCTCACTGCTTGAATACCTAACTTTTAAATTTCTTTAAAATCTTTTATATTGTAAGTAATAACTCACCTTACGCGCAAGCGCGTTGAGGTGAGAGGTAGAGAGCCTGTCGGCGACTTGGGCTACCGCCCAAACCTGCTTATTCATTAATTCATTAGCTTTATCTAATATTCTTAAATTAGACTTCATTTTCGTAAATTTCCTATTTTGCGTAAGGTCAGTAATAATATAATTTGATTTTGAATTGAAAGTAAGCTCTAATATATAGTCGTCTTTTGAAATTTTATAAAAAAACTTGACCTATAGCCATAGAAATATGGCGTTTGTTGTAAAGTTCAAGAATAATAAAATAATAGAGGTTATGCAGGCAGTCGTGAAAACGCACCATATTAAAATTACTGTGGTAGCAAAAAATATTCCCATGAAACTAGCTAATTTTCTGAAAAAAGAATATGGGAACGAATACAAAGTAATCACAATTAAGAAAGCGACTTACGGCGATAATTCTCTTATTGCCAAAAATACAAAATGGTATAAGGAAATTAAAAGCAAGATTACTCCTGCTGATAGCTTAAAAATCTATCGCCAGAATAAAGGTTTATCACAAGGTAAATTGGCTAAACTACTTGGTGTCCTATCATCTAACGTATCGGAAATGGAACGCGGTAAACGAGGAATCAGTAAAGAAGTAGCTAAGAAACTTTCTCTAATACTCGAAGTTCCTGTTGAGAAGTTTATTTAGATTGAGCGCAACTCCTCAGCGATATTGTCGGTGAGTTAAAGGCGTGTTTTCCAACCATCTCTATTTCTACTTTTATACCAGATAGAAAGTATAAATACAAAAGGAGATTTAATAATGTACTAGATGATGTATGGGAAACGAAATAAGGAAGCTTGTCTAACGTCTTCATATACGGTAGAATACGAATTAGGCTTACGGGCAATTCTTTCTAACTTATTTTCGATTTCGTCTAGAAATTCTTCACCTAATCCTACTTTTCTTTCTTCATACCATTGAGCGGATTCTGCTAGTTCTTCTCTAGCTTGTGCATGAAATTCAATTCTTTGCTCGAATTCTTTGTCTGGCATAAGAAATCACCTCTTTTGCTTTGTAAGTTTTTTCTTTTCCAAGACTGGCAATTCTACGATCTAATTCTTGCATTCTTTCTTCTGTTAAATCTTCGATTTTTTTACGGGAAACTTTTGATTTAGGAATTTCGTTTACTTTTACTGAATCCAGCGTTTTTAAAAAAGCAAATAGAGCCTTAGCCTGTTTCTGATTTTTAACTTCAATTGCGAATGTTGTCATAGACCTTCTCCTATTTGCTTGCCTGCTTTCAATGATTACTTCTAGCGAAATGGAATGCAAGAAATATTTTAGATTAACCCTAGCTCCTCAGCGATGTTGTGGGTGAGTTGGGAGAGATCGTTCACGCTGCTTTCTGGTATAATTCGTCATCTTCCCAATTGGTTGGGTTTTTGTTAATATAATTTCGCACGTTATATAATTCTATTTCGTCTCGAATGATTCTGTCGTGAAATCGAGGTTGCCATTGGAAATTGCGGGAAAAGGACTTTGTTTTTTCTATGTTTGACTCTTCTGTATTATTTAAGACGCGATGAATCGCGTCTCTACGGGAAATTTCGAATGTAACACGACCTTTATACCAACGAATTATTTTTGATAAAGAAAATGGATTTAAAAGAGGATTATTGTCCCCTGTAATACCGCCCTTCCGTAGAGACGCGATTGATCGCGTCTTATTTGATCGCGTCTTATTTGATCGCGATATTTCTGATTCCGTCTCGTTTGATTTTTCATATCCAGATAAATACAACAATCCATGGAAATGATTTGGCATTACAATAAATTCATCCAATTCAGCATGAGGAAAATGTTCTGGAATTTCTGACCAAATATTTTTTGCAATATCGCCCATCTCCGATAACACCATCTCCCCATTCTTAACCTCGCCAAAGAAATGCTCCTGATCCTTCGTGCATATCGTCACAAAATAATATCCATTATCCGCATAATCCCAACCCTGTCTTCGTGCGGATTCGATTCTAAATTTATCTTGGAATAATGTCATTATGCCTCCATGAATCTAAAAATTTATCATCCATAAATAAAGTGTCATCCGAATTCTCCTTTTACTGGCTGTTTCAATCTTTCCAACCTTTGATTGCTCAACTTATATTTTTTCACTACGTCTACTGATTTCAATTCTTTTTTTCTTCCGCAATGTCGCGGGTGAGTTTGGAGAGAAATACATCTCCGATTAATGTATTTTGCCTCTAGTCTTTACTTCTATTCATCACTCGACTGACCAAGTAGAGCATCTATATCTTTTTGTGATAAAGATCCTTTTGAGGAAGATTGAATTTCAGTGTATTTGTATTCTCTATTCAATTTATTAGTCATTGCCAGAACTTCTTCATTTAATTCTTTTAAACGTTGCATGTATCTTCCTTTGTGTTCATTCGACCCTTCATTTATTTCTCTTAATTCTCTTAAATTTTTAAGATTTCTATCTAATTCATTACCAGTTTTGAAAAAATCGTTAAGACGCTTAATAGCCCATTCTTTATATTTTTCTGATTCTTCTGTAGATAATACTTTTATTTCTTCTTCTGTTAACCATCCTAAATTTTCATCATTCGATTCCATATTATTCTCCATTTTATTGAATTGTATACGGTAATCGTTCTTTGATCCGGAAATTCTTTTTCCGATTCACTTTTTTATTTTACAACTACTCTATATTAACCCCAATTCTTCCGCAATGTCGCGTGTGAGTTTGGAGAGGGGGCGTTTGTGGAAATCTTTTGCCTCTGGATAATTTCCGAAAACAAACCGATAGAGTTCTT
This sequence is a window from Leptospiraceae bacterium. Protein-coding genes within it:
- a CDS encoding type II toxin-antitoxin system RelE/ParE family toxin; protein product: MPDKEFEQRIEFHAQAREELAESAQWYEERKVGLGEEFLDEIENKLERIARKPNSYSTVYEDVRQASLFRFPYII